Within Candidatus Rokuibacteriota bacterium, the genomic segment ACCACCCGCAAGCACCCGGCGGCGGGCCGGCCTGTCAAAGCCTTCAATCCGGTGGCCCGGCCTGACTACCAGCTCTTTGTTGCCCTCATGGGCGGGGAGCACGCGGTGCACGGCTTCGCGAACCGCGACCTCCGCGCCAAGCTCGCGGGCCACCTGCGTGATGACCCCAAGCAGCACAGTGCCCAGATCAGCCGCCTCCTGCACCGCCTCCACGTCTACGGGCTGGTGGCGAAGATCCCCCGCTCGCGGCGCTGGCGCGTCACGGCGTTTGGCCATCGGGTCATGGGCGCCTCGGTCCGACTCCGCCAGCTCCACTTCCCCGCGTTCTACGCCGAGGCCGCGTGAGGAGCCCGGAGACTTTCATCGCAAGAAGCAAAGAACCAGCGACGGAAGAATCTATCCTCTAAGGTTGCGGTGACCTCGTTTCGCCGGGAGGCGCGTATGAAGCTCCAGCTCGTCCCGGTCCTCATCGCGTTGACCCTCGGTCTTCTTGCCGTGCCCGGCGCGTTGCACTCGCAGCAGCTCGAGAGGGAAAGCGCGCCGTTGCCCCCTGCTGTGCCGATCCAGGATCTGAAGAGCCTCGTGGGGAAATGGGAGGGCAGGGTCACGAGCCGCGGCCTGTCGGCGTCCGAGCCCATCACCTGGACGGTCGATGCCGACGGATCGTACGACCTGGAACCATTCGGGCAAAAGGGGAGACTCGAGATCCGCGAAGGGAAAGTCCGGTTCAAGAACCTCGCGACCGGGCGCACCGGCACGGTGACGCTGCACGAGGGCGGCGGGCGCCGGATCCTGCTCGGTGTCGCGGACGACGGCTTGACCTGGGAGCTGACACCCGCCGCCACGAAACCACTCCCGACGGAGAGAGCAGGCCCTGCGATTCGGATCGGCATCCTGACGATGACTTCGGAGCGGGAGCGCTTCCGGCGGGTGTTCGGCGAGCTGGGGTACGTTGACGGGAAAACCTTCGCCGTCGAGTATCGCTTGGGGCCTCCCGACCGGCTCCCCGCCCTTGCCGCCGAGCTGGTCCGGCTCAACGTGAACGTCCTCGTGGCGGTGGGGACGGCACCAGCGCACGCAGCGAAGCGCGCCACGGCGACGATCCCGATCGTCTTCATCGCGGCGGATCCGCTGGCTGCGGGCCTCGTCCCGAGCCTCGCCCGCCCGGGTGCGAATCTCACAGGCCTCAGCGCCGCGTCGAGGGACATTTCGGCCAAGCGCCTGCAGCTCCTCAAGGAGGCCGTTCCCGTCGCCAGCCGCGTCGGCATCTTGGCGGACCCGACCCACCCGGCAGCCGCGGCTCAGTTGCGGGAGCTCGACGCGGCGGCCCAGGTGTTGAACCTGCAGCTCCGGACATTCCAGGTCCGCGCCCCCGGTGACGTGGAACCGGCCTTCGTCGCGATGGAGAAGGAGGCCGTCGAGGCGGTCGTCGTGCTGCCCCATCCCGTCCTGCTCTTGACTGATTCTGCTATCGTGCGACTGGCCGCGAAGCAGCGCCTGCCGTTGATCGCCGAGTTGCGGCAGTACGCGGAAGCGGGAGGGCTCATGTCCTACGGCACGAGTTATGACGACCTCTTCCGGCGCTCTGCGCGGTACGTCGATCGGGTCCTCAAGGGGGCCAAGCCGGCGGATCTGCCCGTCGAGCAGCCGACGAAGTTCGATCTGGTCATCAACATGAAGACCGCCAAGGCGCTCGGGCTGACGATCCCGCAATCGTTGCTCCTGCGCGCCGACCAGGTCATCGAGTAGCCCGGCTGCGGTGCGACACGTGCGCCTTCGAGCGGTTGCTGCCGTTCTCGTGCAAGGGCCGCGGATTCTGTCCGAGTTGCGGACGCCGGCGGATGACGGAACGAGCGGCCCGCCTGGTGACGGAGGTGCTGCCACGGACATCCACGCGCAGCACCGCGCGGCACAAGTCATGGTCCCACGCCAGCCGGGAGCGCTGCCGATACGGCGGCCTGCGCCCCTGACGCGCCGGCCGAGGTCAGCTGGCCCGGCGGACTCCGAAGGCCGGGAGCACGTGCTCCGCGAAGGCCTGGAGCGCCTCCCAGTCGTAGGGGCCTTCCCGGAGCGCGATGTTGAGACGCTCGACTCCCGCATCCCGGTAGGCCTCCACCATGTCGATCGCCCGACGGGGCGTCCCCCGGAGGAACCCCCGCCGCCTCTCCTCGCCCGGCCAGTGCGCGCGGAACACCGCCTCGGCCCGGGCCGCGCCCGCGTGGTCGGCGCCCAGGTAGAAGCCCACGTTGACGCTGCGTATGATGGCGGACGGGTCGCGCTTCTCCTTCTCGCACCAGTCGTCGAGGACGGCGTTCTTCTGCGTCCACGCCGCCGGATCGAGATAGGGCCCGTTCCACCCGTCGGCGAAGCGCGCCACCGCCCGCAGCGTGCGCTTCTCGCCCTGGCCGCCGATCCAGATCCGCACCCGCTGCTGCAGCGGCTTGGGGTTGCAGCGGGCCTCCTCGAGGCGGAAGTGCCTGCCGGTGAAGTTGGAGATCTTCTGGTCAAAGAGCAGCCGGAGGATCTGCACCGCCTCCTCGAGCTGGTCCTCACGCACGCCGATGCGCTCGAAGGGGATGCCGTAGCCCCGATACTCGTTCTCGTGCCAGCCGGCGCCGATGCCGCACTCCACGCGTCCGCCCGAAAGGTGATCGATGGTGCAGAGGGCCTTGGCGAGGAGGCCGGGGTTGCGATAGTTGACGGAGAACACGAGGCAGCCGACGCGGACCCGCGTCGTGTCCATGGCCACG encodes:
- a CDS encoding LLM class flavin-dependent oxidoreductase — encoded protein: MTFGVHVGHLGGPLDELRRLWRWADASGFDWFSASDHFQESPPQGGDGDCFEAVSTMSAVAMDTTRVRVGCLVFSVNYRNPGLLAKALCTIDHLSGGRVECGIGAGWHENEYRGYGIPFERIGVREDQLEEAVQILRLLFDQKISNFTGRHFRLEEARCNPKPLQQRVRIWIGGQGEKRTLRAVARFADGWNGPYLDPAAWTQKNAVLDDWCEKEKRDPSAIIRSVNVGFYLGADHAGAARAEAVFRAHWPGEERRRGFLRGTPRRAIDMVEAYRDAGVERLNIALREGPYDWEALQAFAEHVLPAFGVRRAS
- a CDS encoding ABC transporter substrate-binding protein: MKLQLVPVLIALTLGLLAVPGALHSQQLERESAPLPPAVPIQDLKSLVGKWEGRVTSRGLSASEPITWTVDADGSYDLEPFGQKGRLEIREGKVRFKNLATGRTGTVTLHEGGGRRILLGVADDGLTWELTPAATKPLPTERAGPAIRIGILTMTSERERFRRVFGELGYVDGKTFAVEYRLGPPDRLPALAAELVRLNVNVLVAVGTAPAHAAKRATATIPIVFIAADPLAAGLVPSLARPGANLTGLSAASRDISAKRLQLLKEAVPVASRVGILADPTHPAAAAQLRELDAAAQVLNLQLRTFQVRAPGDVEPAFVAMEKEAVEAVVVLPHPVLLLTDSAIVRLAAKQRLPLIAELRQYAEAGGLMSYGTSYDDLFRRSARYVDRVLKGAKPADLPVEQPTKFDLVINMKTAKALGLTIPQSLLLRADQVIE